A segment of the Ictalurus punctatus breed USDA103 chromosome 24, Coco_2.0, whole genome shotgun sequence genome:
CAATTATTATGTAATGTATTCTGCTTTAATGTGAGACTAATTTGCAGTTCATACACAAAAAATGGTTAGTTGGAGTAGTCCCACatattaagtattaattcaattcaattgaatttgcatagcacttttaacaatgggcattTTCACAAGGcggttttacagaaatatataatttCAGGATATGAATTTTCCATTTATAAATTTATCTCTAATAAGCAAGTCAGACAcgacagtggtgaggaaaaactccttgaGATAATAtgatgaagaaaccttgagaggaaccagactcaatagggaacccatcctcatctgagtGACAAGGAATAGtgcaattaaaaataatcatttctataactgtgtcctacatggtcaaaaaagtgcaattgtgtaaccaggaaattcattacagtttttacatgaagtctgttttgttcaagttatcaactgttcactgaGAAAGAATTGAGGGCAAAACTTTTGGTGGGAATTCCAGTCctaaagccatcttcatggtttttaagtggtaccgtcctcagtaatctcattgATGTTTAGGCTGTCCATGTAGGGATTAATTAATGTGATTGGGTGTTTTAAAGATCAATAAGTTAAAAAGTACAGATTGGATTAtcataaagaaaaacaatatttgAGTCATTATCTTTGAGATTTATAATGGcacattttgtttttcctgGTGCAAGTCTGCAATAACACTTGTAGGTGTGGTCGCTGTCAGCATAATAATCTTGGCTGGGGTTTCACACATATGacgtgtttttgtttctgtctcaAAGGTGCTAACACAGAGCTTATTTCTGTGCCTTCCGTCGTGAATGGGATAATTGGCAAGCCGCTCTATGTCGCCGTGGAAAAACATTTTACTGAAGAAGGAGTGCAGTTCCAGGGCTCCTGGTTTCAGATGAGCCCTAAACGCATTCTTATGGTTATGTTCGATAACAATGGAGTGATCCATAACATGCGCCTGAAGGAAACAGTGACGCGCATCACTCCGGCCAACATCTCTCTGAGCTTTACGTGTTTGGATGAAGCAGATGATGGAGACTACCAGCTAGAGTTCAACATATTCCACACTGGTCATAATGAATCTGAGACTATTATCAGGAATGTGAGGATTACAGTGAACGGTAAGAATGGTTTGACTCCTCTGATATGGTTATGGCATTTTTTTCTCAACCTTCAGTTCCTATTTTATATGTACTCCTATGGGAAGTGAGCtgggtttttcttttgttttctttttatcatGGTAGAGAGCTTCAaaagttgaaatagttcaacttTACAGTGAAGCACCAAGTAATATGaattgcctctttttttttctttacctcaCAACCAATCAGGTCACAAATGATTGGTTGAAAAACCAAAATGGAGGACATAGTGCAGGTGAAATATTTGTCTTGTTAGTTACTGAATATACAGAATTTTATGAAATGGTCaattgaaaatgtttaattgcCAATATTGCAATATAACATACTATAATTATACTTTCATTATACTATAATTATAACTTCATTATAACTTACCTGTTTTTGGGCATTCATTGGTAGGTGATGTGATGTCTCACTTTAATTGTGGCTGCTTACAGTCAAATCTCACAAGCAGCTCAAACTTGCTCGATTTTCTGCCTCCAGAGCTACGAACAACCTCCTCATCATAGACAAACCAATCTAATTTTCATctttattactgataataatCAGTCTAATCTAGACAGCAAGCTAGATTACTTAGTTCACTGGTACTAGCTAGGACTTGTTATGGAGTGTCGTGTAATTTGCTTTTTTTCATAATAGCACAAAAGGTTCCctaacattttttctgtaaaaaaaaaaaaaagaagcatccTTTTGTGTTTATAGCTTCCTTCAGAATGAGTGTCTTTGAATGAATGTGCTTGTTGTGCCAACTTCCTTCAAAAATGATCATCTTTTAAAGGTGCCGTTTGTAATGTTTCAAATGTTCAGAGACTTGTAGAAATCATACAGCTTCAAGCATACTTTAGAAGAACTGTGATTTGCAGTACTGCAGTACAATTGATCTCGCAGCTTTCTTCATTTTAGGGTTCTGTTTACAATTTTCTCGCCCAGGATAGTTAGCTCCACCCCTTAGCAGGAACAGACAGACCTGCTCAGCTCCTTTTCTGGGAAATACAACATAGGGGGTTTTTGGTTGTGGAGAAAAGGGACAAATTCTGTGTTTTTACCTAGGAAGCTCAAAAAATGACAAACTCTTTCTTTAATATATGTATGTGCTCTGAGAGTCAGCTTCCTTGAATATACATGTTTGGAagcaataataacaaaattGTGTATAAATATACGAAAGTATATAACTACTTCTAATAAGTACCCTTGAATCTTTGCTtacacattttctttcttggtGCAGAATTAGATTTGCTATTTAGAATATTGTTCCAGCAAAACACTGTGGTTTTGTTCTCTTATTTTCCATGAACCAGTAATTGCTTGTAATTGTTGCTTCATTTCTATTAATGGAATGGAATTTTACTACAACAATCCAGTCACTGAAATAAATCCCTGAGCATTTCAGAGAGCAACTTTTACGCAAGACCATCAAGACGTTCTCTTACCTAACACAAAATCCTTAAGTGAAAAGTCCACcatgaaaaacataaaaaaataaataaataatattgaaatattgtgATGTGCTCACTGATTCAGCTACTGATTTGTTGGTTGATACTGTATTTTCATAATTCCTATTAGAAATCAAAAGCTGTGTGCAATAGCGACATCACAGATGGACATTGCTTGCTCAGCTATAATGGTGTTTAATGAACAAGAAGAGTCAGCAATTTCAGAAATAAGATGAGTCAGCAATTTCAGATGGTGTTTATGGCGGTATTAGAATGAAAGTTCAAACTTTGGTACTTtatctgtttgagcagaatgTTCAGATGAGGAAGTGAAAGAGTTAGACAGattaaaggactaaagcactgctgcatcgctctctttaggtagagtcGAAGAGAGGGTTCAAGCTCACTGACACTACTATCAGTAGGCagtcaaatggcattgtgggtaatgtaggagaTGGTTAACCAAAAGGAAAATACACCAACATGTAGATAAAAGAGATTTTAAGTAAACAGAAAGATCATtgcaaaataaatcttggacgTCAGTGAAGACCACATCATTACATCCAAAGtgtatttttcctttaagtttACTTTAGGTTTTTATACAACCTGGCCCTGTTCCTAATGTAGCTCCTTTTCGACTGAGTTCTACTGTACTTGTATTCTCCAGTGCCTCTTTCCATCCCTGTGGTTGAGAAAAGCTCCAAAGGAACGCTTGTGGAAGACCAGAACAATGTTACCCTGACCTGCACCGTGGAGAAAGGAACTAAGCCACAATTTGAGTGGTTTAGAAACAACCGTCCAGTCAACCCAAGCACACGTCATGTCTTCTTGCAGAACAACAGCACCCTGTACATTAGCCCGGTGAAGAAGGAGGATATTGGCGCGTACAGTTGTGCAGTCAGTAACCCCATCAGCCATTACCGAAGTAAAGTCATGGAGCTCAATGTGTTCTGTGAGTGTTCCACTTTTCTGTTTCCTCTTTTACATCCTACACTATATTGTTAGATTCACTCCCACTACCTCCATTTCCCTCAAACTGTATATCATCTTCAGTCAAATTCTCTAGTAAATCATTATGGGTTGTGTCTAGTAAGTTCCTCTTGTTGCATGAGAACCAACTAATGTTTACACTGCAGTGACAGGTTGTGTGGTTATATTACATCTGTGCAGTAGTACACATTAGTACTGATCCACattaatatttactttattgCATTGTGTTATTGTGGCTTTCTTTCAAAATAGCATATTCAGGTCAGGTTATGgaatgtgatataaaaaaatactcCTTGCATACTCATTAATACAAGTGTTAACCTTATTTCAGGTGTATTAATGCTAAAGTTCATAGTTTATCAGTGTTAATTAATACAGTAAGCACTGTAAGTTGAGGGAATGTTAATGTGAACTGTTAACGATTAATGTTAATGAGCATTTCCCCCTGTTAGATGGCCCCTACAACCTGGAAGTGAGCTGTGAACAGGGTCTGAAAACTGGTGAGGTGTTCACTGTAAATCAGGGCGAGATGGTATCTTTCGACTGCGTGGCCGACTCGAACCCTCCCAACACCTGTGTGTGGATTTCTGGACATGACAACAGCACAGAAGTGCTCAAGACCGGCCCTCGCTTTGAGGTGGCGTCTCTCACTCTGGGCCACGCCACAAAGTTCTTGTGCAGGGCTTTTAACAACGTAACCAATAAACAGGATGAGACTCAATTCACACTTGTGGTAGCCAATCTTGGCAAAGGTAATAATGATGATATTTATTTGGATATTTATCAGGATATTGTTTGACTTTGTATGGAGAGATATTTCCCAGCCATGGCTCAGCATGTCTAATGATTATAATGATTTGGCAGGGAACATCTGATAAGCATGCTGTATGTTTAACAAAGACcaccttttttttcccagttGCTAGGCACATATCACAATACATTATGAGAAATATGCGTTGCATGGAAAGTAAATAGAGGCTGACAGCTGTTCCATGAgcctgctgttgttttttttaacaacatcCAAATTTCCAGTTTTCCAGCTAAACTCAGCTTTAAATTTCACAGCTATTAGAAATCAAAAGTTAGTGCAGATTCAGTTTCACTCCTATTACAAGTAATTATGCATATTTGTCCTGGGTAGAGCTCTCTGGGTAAAGTGGGATTTAGAGACTAAGAGACTTTTATTCCGACACCACAAACCACACTGATATTAATCAATTAttgaataattatatattttttttatttatttttatttttagaaactATAGCCTAATAAATAATGtagaatcatttaaaaaacagaaatctcttTCCAGGCAGAGAAAATCTTGTCCAGGAAGAAACTGCAGTGTCGTCTTTAGCTGCCATCACCATCTTCTCGTTACTAATTATTGTCTGCATGTTAATTGTGCTCTTCAGGAAGTCCTGCCATCCGAAAAGAGGTACACCCAgcttgtgttgtgtgtgttgtgtgtgtgtgtgttgtgtgttgtgtgtgtgtgtgtgtgtgcttttctgGGTGCGCATACACAAGTCCGTCACTAAGTGTTTAGAGAAAGTCTCATCCAGCCAAGCTGTTCTGGGATTTGAGTTTAAGCAAATAACAAATTATTCCGTAATTTGACTGCAGCTATGAGTAGGTTTAGGCATACAGGTTTTATGCAAA
Coding sequences within it:
- the hepacam2 gene encoding HEPACAM family member 2 precursor (The RefSeq protein has 3 substitutions compared to this genomic sequence), which produces MGSVAAVMNLLLCAMQLISGTNTELISVPSVVNGIIGKPLYVAVEKHFTEEGVQFQGSWFQMSPKRILMVMFDNNGVIHNMRLKETVTRITPANISLSFTCLDEADDGDYQLEFNIFHTGHNESETIIRNVRITVNVPLSIPVVEKSSKGTLVEDQNNVTLTCTVEKGTKPQFEWFRNNRPVNPSTRHVFLQNNSTLYISPVKKEDIGAYSCAVSNPISHYRSKVMELNVFYGPYNLEVSCEQGLKTGEVFTVNQGEMVSFDCLADSNPPNTCVWISGHDNSTEVLKTGPRFEVASLTLGHATKFLCRAFNNVTNKQDETQFTLVVANLGKGRENLVQEETAVSSLAAITIFSLLIIVCMLIVLFRKSCHPKRVFSKIYSRPIPEQKGLHRSGHEDATEDFGIYEFVSIPGKMESRQASCRSLTRLDSARDLHTIYDVIKHVPETPTLSLLK